A window from Pseudomonadota bacterium encodes these proteins:
- a CDS encoding sulfotransferase: protein MESEHDTATLLAQAQAAHRSGQLAAAERAYVQLSELPSATPTQRADAHYGLGTVRFQRGQLGGALAALDAALAIDSQVAEYHFNRALVLERLVRRGEAIEAFVHAARVAGGDAAVVRPAAERLLRLKAFREASALLASAPQDSTLDGLRAQALAGAGDWVGGCALARRMTDAQPQDPDRWRWRSQAAAALRDYDDAVSAHERYLALLAPARGEDHLAHADLLLSARRPHDARQALEAAKQRGAAGIECDLLEARISRLEDSLPAAVESLRRVLASRPDDGRAWQLLAELAPAGEVAAAVADLSTILDGEPSLRPGHEVLLRFACARLHERRGALALAWQTLVAANDAQHAQLRARGAAYDALEEVRINEHRLERYGALGASAISQAPASGPTVAFILGMPRSGTTLMERIIGGLKGVHTGGENEAMAFIAAGYEHALARGVLPAPQAMSAAHWAALAADYDVRSVPRDRSQTPVALTDKMPHNLQQVGLIAAIFGSRARVIWMRRHPVDVCLSIYSRRFPDGHRYACRLEDLAHFYAQSERLMRGWQEAYPALVHEVRYETLAADPAPHAQAAIEHVGLPWDPACLNISARREAAFTFSELQVREAISARHVHRHRAWGALVEPLRVALREAGVECED from the coding sequence GTGGAGAGTGAGCACGATACGGCGACGCTGCTTGCCCAAGCGCAGGCGGCGCACCGATCGGGGCAGTTAGCGGCCGCCGAGCGGGCCTATGTGCAGCTGAGCGAGCTGCCGTCGGCCACGCCAACCCAACGCGCCGACGCTCACTACGGACTCGGCACCGTTCGCTTTCAGCGAGGTCAGCTAGGCGGTGCATTGGCTGCTCTGGACGCCGCCCTCGCCATCGATTCGCAGGTGGCTGAGTACCACTTCAACCGCGCGCTGGTGCTCGAACGTCTCGTGCGGCGTGGAGAGGCGATCGAGGCTTTCGTACACGCCGCCCGCGTGGCCGGCGGCGACGCCGCCGTGGTGCGCCCGGCAGCCGAGCGGTTGCTGCGCTTGAAGGCCTTTCGCGAGGCGTCCGCTTTGCTCGCATCGGCGCCACAGGACAGCACCCTAGACGGGCTGCGTGCGCAGGCTTTGGCCGGCGCTGGCGACTGGGTTGGGGGCTGTGCACTGGCGCGTCGTATGACCGACGCGCAGCCGCAAGACCCGGATCGCTGGCGCTGGCGCAGCCAAGCCGCCGCCGCGCTGCGTGACTACGATGATGCAGTGAGCGCCCACGAGCGCTATCTCGCCCTGCTCGCGCCGGCGCGCGGCGAAGACCACCTCGCGCACGCTGACCTGCTGCTGTCGGCGCGCCGACCGCATGACGCACGACAGGCGCTCGAGGCGGCGAAGCAACGGGGCGCTGCTGGCATCGAGTGCGACTTGCTGGAAGCGCGCATCTCACGCTTGGAGGATTCGCTGCCTGCGGCCGTAGAGAGCCTGAGAAGGGTACTGGCATCGCGCCCGGACGACGGTCGTGCCTGGCAGCTACTAGCAGAGCTGGCGCCGGCAGGCGAGGTGGCCGCCGCGGTTGCCGACCTGAGCACAATCCTCGATGGCGAGCCGTCCTTGCGCCCTGGCCACGAGGTGCTGCTGCGCTTTGCCTGTGCACGCCTGCACGAGCGCCGGGGAGCATTGGCGCTCGCCTGGCAAACCCTAGTGGCAGCGAATGATGCGCAACACGCACAGTTGCGCGCGCGTGGCGCCGCCTACGACGCCCTGGAGGAGGTGCGAATCAACGAGCACCGACTTGAGCGCTACGGTGCGCTTGGTGCCAGCGCTATATCGCAAGCGCCGGCCTCAGGGCCCACCGTGGCCTTCATTCTCGGAATGCCGCGCAGCGGCACCACCTTGATGGAGCGAATCATCGGGGGCTTGAAGGGCGTGCATACGGGCGGCGAGAACGAAGCCATGGCTTTTATCGCGGCAGGGTATGAGCACGCCTTGGCCCGTGGCGTGCTCCCGGCACCGCAGGCGATGAGCGCGGCCCACTGGGCGGCCTTGGCCGCTGACTACGATGTGCGCAGCGTGCCTCGCGATCGCTCCCAGACCCCAGTCGCACTCACGGACAAGATGCCCCACAACCTCCAGCAAGTGGGTCTCATCGCTGCCATCTTCGGCTCCCGTGCACGCGTGATCTGGATGCGTCGCCATCCAGTCGACGTGTGCCTGTCGATCTACTCCCGACGGTTTCCTGACGGTCACCGCTACGCCTGCCGGTTGGAGGATCTTGCGCACTTCTACGCGCAGAGCGAACGTCTCATGCGTGGCTGGCAAGAGGCCTATCCTGCCCTAGTACATGAGGTTCGCTACGAGACCCTGGCGGCGGATCCCGCGCCTCACGCACAGGCAGCGATCGAGCATGTCGGCCTGCCGTGGGATCCCGCCTGCCTAAACATATCTGCCCGGCGCGAAGCAGCCTTCACCTTCAGTGAGCTACAGGTGCGCGAGGCGATCAGCGCGCGCCACGTCCATCGCCATCGCGCTTGGGGGGCGCTGGTCGAGCCCTTGCGCGTCGCGCTACGCGAGGCCGGCGTCGAGTGCGAGGATTGA
- a CDS encoding DUF885 family protein — protein MPHAARLTGAPALLLILTLGVWPALPHAAALPDSTDDAYAELIAVHSATRALMKPVQDAAGVADWSAVTIASTLASLRALRQRHAALAQVHWDRSQRVDWLLVRSLLDGLEYRLRVSRPWARDPGHYVDQLQRIPFVQIPASGEDLERLREGLERVPALLSSARSQLDDPAADYVTLALHNLTNHDGVGHGQAYRAQPPAGVIGWYEDLLARVRSDQPELVEQVSEALDAVVTFRGWLETNRPDWRAAAGVGRAQFDWYVRQVKLIPLSTDALLTLGEREYERLVAYLTLERHRNRHLPALQPAQSAEEYEARIRAADEQIRAFLVERNIITIPPFVGDLATNVPWMVRAGGRNFWEEVQFRDPRPDHVHAVIPGHRFDWLVAANQHHPIRTPYWEGARVEGWAVYLEEMMLNAGLLDELPRTRELFHIFGIKRAVRVRADIEMQQNRMSVSGATSYMVDRVPFLDENVARVDAEIYLRRPPGYGMGYLIGMTQMEALLADRARQLGEDFELQAFHDEFLAAGRIPIALTRYEMTGNDDELRQLLPYEPLLAVH, from the coding sequence CGGCGGCGCTACCGGATTCTACGGATGACGCCTACGCCGAGCTGATCGCGGTGCACTCGGCCACACGTGCTCTCATGAAGCCGGTGCAGGACGCTGCGGGTGTCGCCGATTGGTCGGCGGTGACGATCGCCTCCACGCTGGCTTCCCTGCGCGCGCTGCGCCAGCGCCACGCAGCGCTGGCGCAGGTGCACTGGGATCGCAGCCAGCGGGTCGACTGGCTGCTGGTGCGCAGCCTCCTCGATGGGCTCGAGTACCGCCTTCGGGTCTCGCGCCCATGGGCGCGAGACCCTGGCCACTACGTCGATCAGCTCCAACGCATCCCCTTCGTGCAGATCCCTGCGAGCGGCGAGGATCTGGAGCGACTGCGCGAAGGCCTCGAGCGCGTGCCCGCGCTGCTCTCAAGTGCGCGATCGCAGCTGGATGATCCTGCTGCGGACTACGTAACCTTGGCCCTGCACAACCTCACCAACCACGATGGCGTTGGTCACGGACAGGCCTATCGAGCGCAGCCACCGGCAGGGGTCATCGGCTGGTATGAGGACCTGCTTGCACGCGTGCGGAGCGATCAGCCGGAGCTCGTGGAGCAGGTCAGCGAGGCCCTCGACGCGGTGGTCACCTTTCGCGGTTGGCTCGAGACGAATCGACCCGATTGGCGGGCCGCGGCTGGCGTCGGGCGAGCGCAGTTTGATTGGTACGTGCGCCAGGTGAAGCTAATACCCCTGAGCACTGACGCGCTCCTAACGCTGGGCGAGCGCGAGTACGAACGCCTGGTGGCTTACCTCACCCTGGAGCGTCACCGCAATCGCCACCTGCCCGCCCTGCAGCCCGCGCAGAGCGCGGAAGAATACGAGGCACGGATCCGCGCTGCGGACGAGCAGATTCGTGCCTTTCTCGTGGAGCGTAACATCATCACGATCCCTCCCTTCGTGGGAGATCTGGCCACCAACGTGCCCTGGATGGTTCGCGCCGGGGGGCGCAACTTTTGGGAGGAAGTTCAGTTTCGCGACCCTCGACCCGACCACGTGCACGCCGTAATCCCCGGCCACCGCTTCGATTGGCTGGTGGCCGCCAATCAGCACCACCCCATTCGCACGCCGTACTGGGAGGGTGCCCGGGTGGAGGGGTGGGCCGTGTACCTGGAGGAGATGATGCTAAACGCTGGCCTGCTCGATGAGTTGCCGCGTACGCGTGAGCTGTTTCACATCTTCGGGATCAAGCGCGCCGTCCGCGTACGCGCTGACATCGAAATGCAGCAGAACCGCATGAGCGTGTCGGGGGCCACTAGCTACATGGTCGATCGCGTGCCCTTCCTTGACGAGAACGTGGCGAGGGTCGATGCGGAGATCTATCTGCGCCGTCCGCCGGGCTATGGTATGGGCTATCTCATCGGTATGACGCAGATGGAAGCGCTGCTCGCCGATCGTGCTCGCCAGCTGGGCGAGGACTTCGAGCTACAAGCCTTTCACGATGAGTTTCTGGCTGCCGGGCGCATACCCATCGCGCTCACTCGCTACGAGATGACGGGGAACGATGACGAGCTTCGCCAGCTGTTGCCGTACGAGCCGCTGCTGGCCGTTCACTGA
- the speB gene encoding agmatinase has product MTKREIDHAISGGPLRGERVEPTYSGVQSFLRRKYTRDLTGAELAVVGVPFDLATTNRSGARGGPAAVRAASAVMAWERPYGMAFDPRTELAVIDYGDVLFDFGHPEQIEARITEQFAHIIDADVATLALGGDHYVTYPILKAMHARHGSLALLHFDAHSDTWEDEPGRVHDHGTMFRHAANEGLVDPAHSVQIGIRTHNPDTMGFTILDAPFVHREGVAATVERARERLHGQKVYLSFDIDCLDPAYAPGTGTPVSGGLSSAQALAILRAMMGLDFIGADVVEVAPAYDHAQMTALAAAHIAYEFMGLYSARPGGPAAQ; this is encoded by the coding sequence ATGACCAAACGGGAGATCGATCACGCCATCAGCGGCGGTCCGCTGCGCGGCGAGCGGGTAGAGCCAACCTACTCGGGGGTGCAGAGCTTCCTGCGCCGCAAGTACACGCGCGACCTCACGGGCGCCGAGCTCGCCGTGGTGGGTGTGCCCTTCGACCTTGCCACCACCAATCGCTCTGGCGCCCGCGGTGGCCCAGCGGCGGTACGTGCCGCCTCCGCGGTGATGGCCTGGGAGCGCCCCTACGGCATGGCATTCGATCCTAGAACCGAATTGGCCGTCATCGACTACGGCGACGTCTTGTTCGACTTCGGGCACCCAGAGCAGATCGAAGCGCGCATCACGGAGCAGTTCGCGCACATCATCGATGCCGACGTCGCAACCCTCGCCTTGGGTGGTGATCATTACGTCACCTACCCTATCCTTAAGGCTATGCACGCTAGGCACGGCTCCCTCGCTTTGTTGCATTTCGACGCTCATAGCGATACCTGGGAGGACGAGCCTGGTCGCGTGCACGATCACGGTACGATGTTCCGCCACGCTGCCAACGAGGGCTTGGTAGACCCAGCTCACTCGGTGCAGATCGGAATTCGCACCCATAACCCGGACACCATGGGCTTTACGATCCTCGATGCTCCTTTCGTGCACCGCGAGGGCGTCGCCGCCACGGTCGAGCGGGCCCGCGAGCGTCTTCACGGGCAGAAGGTTTACCTGAGCTTTGACATCGACTGCCTCGATCCCGCCTATGCCCCCGGTACGGGCACGCCGGTGAGCGGTGGCCTCAGCAGCGCTCAAGCGCTGGCGATCTTGAGGGCCATGATGGGTCTCGACTTCATTGGCGCCGACGTGGTCGAGGTGGCACCCGCCTACGATCATGCGCAAATGACGGCGTTGGCCGCAGCGCATATCGCCTATGAGTTCATGGGGTTGTATTCGGCCCGCCCCGGTGGCCCGGCGGCGCAATGA